One region of Ornithinibacter aureus genomic DNA includes:
- a CDS encoding Bax inhibitor-1/YccA family protein, with product MASNPAFNRIEKDAQSGYAGFGGQGYSSPSPMSAQPNMAEMTPQQLQDLYNGPSAGPVDTRRVTMDDVIMKTLGLFAIVLVTGAVGWTVASANPGLGFALWMGGMIGTLVLGLVIAFKKTLSVPLIIAYAAVEGLFVGAVSQFFNSQPGWEGIVGQAVLATLSVFVGMFLAYKFGLIKVTAKFRRMMTMAIIGYAIFAVVNFIYAMVTNTPFGIGGTGMLGIGISVFAVGLASFSLALDFDSIEQAIRTGAPAKYSWLLAHGLIVTLVWLYIEFLRLFARLRE from the coding sequence ATGGCCAGCAATCCGGCCTTCAATCGCATCGAAAAGGATGCCCAGAGCGGCTACGCCGGCTTCGGGGGCCAGGGTTACTCATCCCCGTCACCGATGTCGGCCCAGCCGAACATGGCGGAGATGACTCCCCAGCAACTCCAGGACCTGTACAACGGCCCGTCCGCGGGCCCGGTCGACACCCGCCGCGTCACCATGGACGACGTCATCATGAAGACGCTCGGCCTGTTCGCCATCGTCCTGGTCACGGGCGCTGTCGGATGGACGGTCGCGTCGGCCAACCCCGGGCTCGGTTTCGCGCTCTGGATGGGTGGGATGATCGGCACCCTCGTCCTGGGTCTTGTCATCGCCTTCAAGAAGACCCTCAGCGTTCCGCTGATCATCGCCTATGCCGCGGTCGAGGGCTTGTTCGTCGGTGCTGTCAGCCAGTTCTTCAACAGCCAGCCGGGGTGGGAGGGCATTGTCGGGCAGGCCGTGCTCGCAACCCTGTCGGTCTTCGTCGGTATGTTCCTGGCATACAAGTTCGGCCTCATCAAGGTCACGGCCAAGTTCCGCCGCATGATGACGATGGCCATCATCGGCTACGCGATCTTCGCGGTCGTCAACTTCATCTATGCCATGGTGACGAACACCCCCTTCGGCATCGGCGGCACCGGCATGCTCGGCATCGGCATCTCGGTGTTCGCGGTGGGCCTGGCCTCGTTCAGCCTGGCGCTCGACTTCGACTCCATCGAGCAGGCCATCCGCACCGGCGCCCCGGCGAAGTACTCGTGGCTCCTGGCCCACGGCCTGATCGTCACCCTCGTGTGGCTCTACATCGAGTTCCTGCGCCTGTTCGCTCGCCTGCGCGAGTGA
- a CDS encoding Ppx/GppA phosphatase family protein: MSGAPSRVAGIDCGTNSIRLLIADVDAGGALVDRVRRMEVVRLGQGIDRTGVIAPDAMERTLAMTREYAALCREHGVTAVRFVATSASRDARNAGEFVAGVRAAFGDLDVVPEVVEGIVEAELSFTGATGDLRAAAVPGPYVVVDLGGGSTELVRGTAHVEAAYSMDIGSVRMTERHLPDDPPTAEQVEAARADVRAALDVAEREVPLDGVGAVVGLAGSITTITAHALGLTGYDPEASHLARIPADVHREACRSLLAMSREQRAGLGFMHPGRVDVIGGGALVWLEVLDRVLARSPESAVVTSEHDILDGVTLSLAST; encoded by the coding sequence GTGAGCGGGGCCCCATCTCGGGTCGCCGGGATCGACTGCGGGACGAACTCGATCAGGTTGCTCATCGCCGACGTGGATGCCGGTGGGGCGCTCGTCGATCGGGTGCGCCGGATGGAGGTCGTGCGGCTGGGGCAGGGCATCGACCGCACCGGGGTGATCGCGCCCGACGCGATGGAGCGGACCCTGGCGATGACCCGCGAGTACGCAGCGTTGTGCCGGGAGCACGGGGTCACGGCGGTGCGCTTCGTCGCGACGTCCGCCTCGCGGGACGCGCGCAACGCAGGGGAGTTCGTCGCGGGGGTGCGGGCCGCGTTCGGGGACCTCGACGTCGTGCCGGAGGTGGTGGAGGGCATCGTCGAGGCCGAGCTGTCGTTCACCGGTGCCACCGGCGACCTTCGGGCCGCTGCGGTGCCGGGGCCCTACGTGGTCGTCGACCTCGGGGGCGGATCGACCGAACTCGTGCGAGGGACGGCCCACGTCGAGGCTGCGTACTCGATGGACATCGGCAGCGTGCGGATGACCGAGCGACACCTGCCGGACGACCCCCCGACGGCCGAGCAGGTGGAGGCCGCCCGGGCCGATGTGCGGGCTGCGCTCGACGTGGCCGAACGCGAGGTGCCCCTCGACGGGGTGGGGGCGGTCGTGGGGTTGGCCGGGAGCATCACGACGATCACCGCGCACGCGCTCGGCCTGACCGGGTATGACCCGGAGGCTTCTCATCTGGCTCGGATCCCGGCGGACGTGCACCGGGAGGCATGCCGCTCGTTGCTCGCGATGAGCAGGGAGCAGCGGGCGGGGCTGGGGTTCATGCACCCGGGGCGGGTCGACGTCATCGGGGGAGGGGCCCTGGTGTGGCTCGAGGTGCTCGACCGGGTGCTGGCCCGCTCGCCCGAGTCGGCCGTCGTGACCTCGGAGCACGACATCCTCGACGGGGTCACCCTGTCGCTGGCCTCCACCTGA
- a CDS encoding MazG family protein: MSAVPGAPSGRLGMLVTSPRVAPGLLSHGAWQVVQGCAVRLARSFDEPVAQAVEEAGFTVEEVGDASPPELARRLVDLAGAVSVVWLGSADGDPGLADAVAAEVSRLATPPEVELVVGSWDVQGGRLLDVVATMDRLRSPGGCPWDAEQTHESLAPYLVEEAHEVLDAIAGGERGHLAEELGDILLQVVFHARVAEEAGESAFDIDTVAGLLVDKLVRRHPHVFADGDASTPAEVEAAWESIKAVEKGGVAGGEYRDDLLHGIPTSLPGGLAADKVLSRVRRRGLTPDPDAVARVERARAALAAAESEVRAALGALQP; this comes from the coding sequence GTGAGCGCCGTGCCCGGCGCGCCCAGCGGGCGCCTCGGGATGCTCGTCACCTCTCCCCGGGTGGCTCCGGGTCTGCTCTCGCACGGTGCCTGGCAGGTCGTCCAGGGCTGCGCGGTTCGGCTGGCCCGCTCATTCGACGAGCCGGTGGCCCAGGCCGTCGAGGAGGCCGGGTTCACCGTCGAGGAGGTCGGTGACGCGTCGCCGCCCGAGCTGGCGCGGCGTCTGGTGGACCTCGCCGGTGCCGTGTCGGTCGTGTGGCTCGGGAGTGCTGACGGTGACCCGGGTCTGGCGGATGCCGTGGCGGCCGAGGTCTCACGGCTCGCGACCCCGCCCGAGGTCGAACTCGTCGTCGGGTCGTGGGACGTCCAGGGCGGGCGCCTGCTCGACGTCGTCGCCACCATGGACCGGTTGCGCTCACCCGGCGGCTGCCCCTGGGACGCCGAGCAGACCCACGAGAGCCTGGCGCCCTACCTCGTGGAGGAGGCCCACGAGGTGCTCGACGCCATCGCTGGCGGCGAGCGCGGTCACCTCGCGGAGGAACTCGGTGACATCCTGCTCCAGGTGGTCTTCCATGCTCGGGTCGCCGAGGAGGCGGGGGAGAGCGCGTTCGACATCGACACCGTGGCCGGGCTGCTCGTCGACAAGCTCGTCCGCCGGCATCCCCACGTCTTCGCCGACGGGGATGCATCCACCCCGGCCGAGGTCGAGGCCGCCTGGGAGAGCATCAAGGCCGTCGAGAAGGGTGGTGTCGCGGGGGGTGAGTACCGCGACGACCTGCTGCACGGCATCCCGACGTCGTTGCCCGGGGGGCTCGCGGCGGACAAGGTGCTCTCCAGGGTCCGCCGCCGCGGGTTGACGCCCGACCCGGATGCCGTGGCGCGCGTCGAGCGTGCTCGCGCGGCTCTCGCCGCGGCTGAGTCCGAGGTGCGGGCTGCCTTGGGCGCGCTCCAGCCCTGA
- a CDS encoding PfkB family carbohydrate kinase produces the protein MKLTAREHEIVTLLRADPMLDAAALAERIGSTRAAVSVHLSNLMKKGVVRGRGYLLRPEADTVLVVGGAVMDTKVRTAGAPVLGTSNPGASSSTVGGVGRNIAENLARLGRPTVLVAPVGDDPAGEAIADRTTAAGVDCGHFVRSPHPTGTYVAVLADSGDLHIAVADMRATDELAVADLAAVPGLLTGADALVVDANLSESVVRWLLNAAAEAGVLSILDPVSVAKATAAAPVLDGTIPLHTITPNVDELAALVGAPVAPDVDAVRAAAALLHERGVSHVWVRRGTAGSLLSIATASGPRVVIVDAPPTDVADVTGAGDSMTAGFVNALLDGADVVEAARHGQVLAALTCASPDTVRDDLTPALVAAHLTPTQPSTKELHR, from the coding sequence GTGAAATTGACGGCACGCGAACACGAGATCGTCACCCTGCTGCGTGCCGACCCGATGCTCGATGCCGCAGCCCTGGCCGAGCGCATCGGCTCCACCCGGGCCGCGGTCTCGGTGCACCTGTCGAACCTCATGAAGAAGGGGGTCGTCCGCGGCCGCGGCTACCTGCTGCGCCCCGAGGCCGACACGGTGCTCGTCGTCGGCGGCGCGGTCATGGACACCAAGGTGCGCACCGCGGGCGCTCCGGTCCTCGGCACGAGCAACCCCGGCGCGTCGTCGTCGACCGTCGGCGGGGTCGGGCGCAACATCGCCGAGAACCTCGCCCGCCTCGGCCGGCCCACGGTGCTCGTCGCCCCGGTCGGTGACGACCCGGCCGGTGAGGCCATCGCCGACCGCACGACCGCCGCCGGTGTCGACTGCGGCCACTTCGTGCGTTCCCCCCACCCCACCGGCACGTACGTCGCGGTGCTCGCCGACAGCGGGGACCTGCACATCGCGGTGGCCGACATGCGCGCCACCGACGAGCTCGCCGTGGCCGACCTGGCCGCCGTTCCCGGCCTGCTCACCGGGGCCGACGCGCTCGTCGTCGACGCCAACCTCTCCGAGTCCGTCGTGCGGTGGCTGCTCAACGCCGCCGCCGAGGCCGGGGTGCTCAGCATCCTCGACCCGGTGAGCGTCGCCAAGGCCACCGCCGCCGCCCCCGTGCTCGACGGCACGATCCCCCTGCACACCATCACCCCCAACGTCGACGAGCTCGCCGCCCTCGTGGGTGCCCCCGTCGCCCCCGACGTGGATGCCGTACGCGCCGCGGCCGCCCTGCTCCACGAGCGTGGGGTGAGCCACGTGTGGGTGCGCCGCGGAACCGCCGGCAGCCTGCTCTCGATCGCCACGGCATCCGGCCCGCGTGTCGTGATCGTCGACGCGCCGCCCACCGACGTCGCCGACGTCACCGGGGCGGGCGACTCGATGACCGCAGGCTTCGTCAACGCCCTGCTCGACGGCGCCGACGTCGTCGAGGCAGCCCGGCACGGGCAGGTGCTTGCCGCGCTCACCTGCGCCTCACCCGACACCGTGCGCGACGACCTCACTCCCGCGCTCGTCGCGGCCCACCTGACCCCGACCCAGCCGTCCACCAAGGAGCTCCACCGATGA
- a CDS encoding septum formation initiator family protein, with protein MATGRSRGPASRPPRRPAGGRPSASTRPAGSSAPPAAAPATGWRRLLGGVTGDRRARRALALTGVLVLLVILLGSTVTAYIGQRGDIAALRDKVAAQEQDVAALQAERERWRDPVYVEQQARQRLKFVKPGEKSYTVLDPEPDAGNRDPLATIASSDEELPWYQGVWESARTADAPGARR; from the coding sequence ATGGCCACCGGGCGCTCCCGCGGTCCGGCGTCGCGACCCCCGCGACGTCCGGCCGGGGGGCGCCCGTCGGCATCCACCCGTCCAGCGGGCTCCTCGGCACCTCCCGCGGCCGCGCCCGCCACGGGGTGGCGCCGGCTGCTCGGTGGGGTCACGGGTGACCGGCGCGCCCGCCGGGCGCTGGCACTGACCGGTGTGCTGGTGCTGCTCGTGATCCTGCTCGGGTCGACGGTCACCGCCTACATCGGCCAGCGCGGCGACATCGCGGCACTGCGCGACAAGGTGGCCGCCCAGGAGCAGGACGTCGCGGCGCTCCAGGCCGAGCGCGAGCGCTGGCGCGACCCCGTCTACGTCGAGCAGCAGGCCCGGCAACGACTGAAGTTCGTCAAACCCGGCGAGAAGTCGTACACCGTGCTCGACCCGGAACCGGACGCCGGCAACCGTGACCCGCTGGCCACCATCGCCTCGTCGGACGAGGAATTGCCCTGGTACCAGGGTGTCTGGGAGTCCGCGCGCACCGCGGACGCGCCGGGAGCCCGCCGATGA
- the eno gene encoding phosphopyruvate hydratase codes for MASIEAVGAREILDSRGNPTVEVEVALDDGTLARAAVPSGASTGAFEASERRDGDKDRYLGKGVQKAVDAVIDDLGPKLLGFEASEQRLIDAEMLAADGTSNKEKLGANAILGVSLAVARAAADSADLPLFRYVGGPNAHVLPVPMMNILNGGSHADSNVDIQEFMIAPIGADSFREALRWGAEVYHALKGVLKEQGLATGLGDEGGFAPNLPSNRAALDLILVAIEKAGYTPGEQIALALDVAASEFHDGGVYSFEGGSKTSAEMIDYYAELVRDYPLVSIEDPLDESDWDGWKAMTDRMGNEVQLVGDDLFVTNPERLARGIETGTANALLVKVNQIGSLTETLDAVSLAQRNGYRCMMSHRSGETEDTTIADLAVATNCGQIKTGAPARSERVAKYNQLLRIEEELDDAAVYAGAEAFPRFARRQQG; via the coding sequence GTGGCCAGCATCGAGGCAGTAGGCGCCCGCGAGATCCTCGACTCGCGCGGCAACCCCACGGTTGAGGTCGAGGTTGCCCTCGACGACGGCACCCTCGCGAGGGCGGCTGTTCCCAGCGGCGCATCGACGGGGGCCTTCGAGGCCTCCGAGCGTCGTGACGGGGACAAGGACCGCTACCTCGGCAAGGGTGTGCAGAAGGCCGTCGACGCCGTCATCGACGACCTCGGCCCGAAGCTGCTCGGCTTCGAGGCCAGCGAGCAGCGCCTCATCGACGCCGAGATGCTCGCCGCCGACGGCACCTCCAACAAGGAGAAGCTCGGCGCCAACGCCATCCTCGGCGTCTCGCTGGCCGTCGCCCGCGCGGCCGCCGACTCCGCCGACCTGCCGCTGTTCCGGTACGTCGGTGGCCCCAACGCCCACGTCCTGCCCGTGCCGATGATGAACATCCTCAACGGTGGCAGCCACGCCGACTCCAACGTCGACATCCAGGAGTTCATGATCGCGCCCATCGGCGCCGACAGCTTCCGTGAGGCGCTGCGCTGGGGCGCCGAGGTCTACCACGCGCTCAAGGGCGTGCTCAAGGAGCAGGGCCTGGCCACCGGCCTCGGCGACGAGGGTGGCTTCGCGCCCAACCTGCCGTCCAACCGGGCCGCGCTCGACCTCATCCTCGTCGCCATCGAGAAGGCCGGCTACACCCCGGGCGAGCAGATCGCCCTGGCGCTCGACGTCGCCGCCTCGGAGTTCCACGACGGTGGTGTCTACTCCTTCGAGGGCGGCTCCAAGACGTCGGCCGAGATGATCGACTACTACGCCGAGCTCGTGCGCGACTACCCGCTGGTGTCCATCGAGGACCCGCTGGACGAGTCCGACTGGGACGGCTGGAAGGCCATGACCGACCGCATGGGCAACGAGGTCCAGCTCGTCGGCGACGACCTGTTCGTCACCAACCCCGAGCGCCTCGCCCGCGGCATCGAGACCGGCACCGCCAACGCGCTGCTCGTCAAGGTCAACCAGATCGGCTCGCTCACGGAGACCTTGGATGCCGTGTCGCTGGCTCAGCGCAACGGGTACCGCTGCATGATGAGCCACCGCTCGGGCGAGACCGAGGACACGACGATCGCCGACCTCGCCGTCGCCACCAACTGCGGCCAGATCAAGACCGGCGCACCGGCCCGCTCCGAGCGCGTCGCCAAGTACAACCAGCTCCTGCGCATCGAGGAAGAGCTTGACGATGCCGCGGTCTACGCCGGCGCCGAGGCGTTCCCGCGCTTTGCCCGCCGCCAGCAGGGCTGA
- a CDS encoding DUF501 domain-containing protein — translation MSAGHDLPPVDPADLDAVTRQLGREVRGVAEVAHRCPCGEPDVVRTEPRLPDGTPFPTSFYATCPKLTGALSTLESQGVMREMSERLEQDEALREAYVAAHVDYLRRRAELGDVPEVAGISAGGMPTRVKCLHVLVAHSLGAGPGVNPLGDEALAMLPQWWQRHPCSADAPGAAAAQGEASA, via the coding sequence ATGAGCGCAGGCCACGACCTGCCACCCGTCGATCCTGCCGACCTGGACGCCGTCACCCGGCAGCTCGGGCGCGAGGTCCGCGGCGTCGCCGAGGTCGCCCACCGGTGCCCGTGTGGAGAGCCGGATGTCGTGCGCACCGAGCCGCGCCTGCCCGACGGCACGCCGTTCCCCACGTCCTTCTACGCCACCTGCCCGAAGCTGACCGGTGCCCTGTCGACCCTGGAGAGCCAGGGGGTCATGCGCGAGATGTCGGAGCGGCTCGAGCAGGACGAGGCCCTGCGCGAGGCGTATGTCGCGGCGCACGTCGACTACCTGCGGCGCCGCGCCGAGCTCGGCGACGTTCCCGAGGTCGCCGGCATCTCCGCCGGGGGGATGCCGACGCGGGTCAAGTGCCTGCACGTCCTGGTCGCCCACTCGCTCGGGGCGGGGCCGGGCGTCAATCCGCTGGGGGACGAAGCGTTGGCGATGCTCCCGCAGTGGTGGCAACGGCATCCGTGTTCGGCCGACGCGCCCGGGGCTGCTGCGGCGCAGGGGGAGGCCTCGGCGTGA
- a CDS encoding pseudouridine-5'-phosphate glycosidase, which produces MTTSTSTRPHPLLKLDPEVAQALADGTPVVALESTIISHGMPYPANVAMAREVEQIVRDGGAVPATIAVLNGVPTVGLSADELEMLGSRDDIRKVSVRDLPHVVATGTHGATTVASTMRIAALAGIRVFVTGGLGGVHQGAETSMDISADLTELSRTEVAVISAGVKSILDIGRTLEVLETLGVPVVGYGTDDFPSFFSRTSGLRTPMRLDTPQEVAALMEATWDLGLGSGISIANPVPAESEMAHEDIDSVIARALADADALGVTGKDITPYLLGRLVELSDGRSLETNLALVRNNAVVGTAIAVAYAAR; this is translated from the coding sequence ATGACCACCAGCACGTCGACCCGCCCGCACCCCCTGCTCAAGCTCGACCCGGAGGTCGCGCAGGCGCTCGCCGACGGCACCCCGGTCGTCGCGCTGGAGTCGACGATCATCAGCCACGGGATGCCGTACCCGGCCAACGTGGCAATGGCGCGCGAGGTCGAGCAGATCGTGCGTGACGGTGGAGCGGTACCGGCGACGATCGCCGTCCTGAACGGCGTCCCCACGGTGGGCCTGTCCGCCGACGAGCTCGAGATGCTGGGCTCGCGCGACGACATCCGCAAGGTCAGCGTGCGCGACCTGCCCCACGTCGTCGCCACCGGAACCCATGGCGCGACCACGGTGGCGAGCACGATGCGCATCGCCGCCCTGGCCGGCATCCGGGTCTTCGTCACCGGTGGGCTCGGAGGCGTGCACCAGGGGGCCGAGACCTCGATGGACATCTCCGCGGACCTCACCGAGCTCTCCCGCACCGAGGTCGCGGTGATCTCGGCGGGGGTCAAGTCGATCCTCGACATCGGCCGCACCCTCGAGGTGCTCGAGACCCTCGGCGTGCCCGTCGTCGGCTACGGCACCGACGACTTCCCCTCGTTCTTCTCCCGCACGAGCGGCCTGCGCACGCCCATGCGGCTGGACACCCCGCAGGAGGTCGCCGCCCTCATGGAGGCCACCTGGGACCTCGGCCTCGGCAGCGGCATCTCGATCGCCAACCCGGTGCCCGCCGAGAGCGAGATGGCGCACGAGGACATCGACTCCGTCATCGCCCGGGCCCTGGCCGACGCCGATGCGCTGGGCGTGACGGGCAAGGACATCACGCCCTACCTGCTGGGCCGGCTCGTCGAGCTGTCCGACGGGCGCTCGCTCGAGACAAACCTCGCCCTGGTGCGCAACAACGCCGTGGTCGGCACCGCCATCGCGGTCGCCTACGCGGCGCGCTGA
- the mfd gene encoding transcription-repair coupling factor, protein MSSLSALRSHVAALPGTQRLQEALSVPGAEVTATAPPGARSALIAALAAAASDRAATAPVLAVTATGREAEDLQAALEASLGSGRVGLFPSWETLPHERLSPRSDTVGQRLSVLRRLAHPDAGDASHGHLAVVVAPVRAVLQPIAKGLGDLRPVALRAGDERPLEQVVEDLAAAAYARTDLVERRGEFAVRGGILDVFPPTEEHPLRLEFWGDTVEEIRWFKVADQRSLEVAEHGLWAPPCRELLLTDTVRERAAALADRLPGAVDLLEKLAHGIAVEGMESLSPALVDGMETLLDVLPQGSLLVTCDPERVRTRAHDLTSTSQEFLEAGWANAASGNVVPIDLQSVLGTASFRTLAELRAQARDLGVRWLDLTPFVGDEDGDVLDLGLEVSPTFRGDTDAAVTHLRDLVADNWSVLVSTEGPGLAKRVAEVFAEHDVPSRLVSAGGDAGSGGAQPASGVVTVTTGAAGPGFLVPAQRLAVITESDLTGSAGGAGTSTKDMRRMPSRRRNQVDPLALQPGDFVVHEQHGVGKFVEMVQRTVAAATREYLVLEYAPSKRGQPGDRLYVPTDQLDQVTRYVGGEQPTLSKMGGSDWQQTKSRAKRYVKQIAAELIRLYSARMATTGHAFSPDTPWQRELEDAFAHIETPDQLSTIDEVKADMERSVPMDRLVCGDVGYGKTEIAVRAAFKAVQDGKQVAILCPTTLLVQQHANTFAERYAGFPVVVKALSRFQSDKEAKAVLAGLADGSVDLVIGTHRLLSKEVQFKDLGLVVIDEEQRFGVEHKEQLKALRTSVDVLAMSATPIPRTLEMAVTGIREMSTLATPPEERHPVLTYVGAYDEKTVTAAIRRELMREGQVFLVHNKVSTIDKAAARLRELVPEARVAVAHGKMGEHQLEQVVVDFWEKRFDVLVCTTIVETGLDISNANTLIVERADRLGLSQLHQLRGRVGRGRERAYSYFLYPPEVPLSETALDRLQTIASNTDLGSGMRVAMKDLEIRGAGNLLGGEQSGHIAGVGFDLYVRLVGEAVASFRGESDETPTEIKIELPVDAHLPHDYVPHERLRLEMYKKLAAVVDAAELAEIEAELVDRYGTPPQAVVNLLEVARLRTVARAAGIADISVQGNHVRFGPVELRESQELRLMRLHPGSIIKPALGTILVPKPMTARVGGRPVRDREVVSWAGEVISSVVMDNVAQAAAVAASRA, encoded by the coding sequence ATGTCCTCGCTGTCCGCCCTGCGCTCCCACGTCGCTGCACTGCCCGGTACCCAACGGCTGCAGGAGGCCCTGAGCGTCCCCGGCGCCGAGGTCACCGCCACCGCTCCGCCCGGCGCCCGATCGGCGCTCATCGCCGCGCTCGCGGCCGCCGCGTCAGACCGAGCCGCCACCGCCCCGGTGCTCGCGGTCACCGCGACCGGGCGCGAGGCCGAAGACCTCCAGGCCGCGCTCGAGGCCAGCCTGGGCTCGGGCCGTGTCGGCCTCTTCCCCAGCTGGGAGACCCTGCCGCACGAGCGGCTCAGCCCGCGCAGTGACACCGTCGGCCAGCGCCTGTCCGTGCTGCGTCGCCTGGCCCACCCGGATGCCGGGGACGCCTCCCACGGCCACCTCGCCGTCGTCGTCGCCCCCGTCCGGGCGGTCCTGCAGCCGATCGCCAAGGGTCTGGGTGACCTACGCCCCGTCGCGCTCCGGGCCGGCGACGAGCGCCCCCTCGAGCAGGTCGTCGAGGACCTCGCCGCAGCCGCCTACGCCCGCACCGACCTCGTGGAGCGGCGCGGTGAGTTCGCGGTGCGCGGTGGCATCCTCGACGTCTTCCCGCCGACCGAGGAGCACCCGCTGCGCCTGGAGTTCTGGGGCGACACGGTCGAGGAGATCCGCTGGTTCAAGGTCGCCGACCAGCGCTCGCTCGAGGTGGCCGAGCATGGGTTGTGGGCACCGCCGTGCCGCGAGCTGCTGCTCACCGACACCGTGCGCGAGCGGGCGGCCGCGCTGGCAGACCGGCTGCCCGGCGCCGTCGACCTGCTCGAGAAGCTCGCCCACGGCATCGCGGTCGAGGGCATGGAGTCGCTGTCCCCGGCCCTCGTCGACGGCATGGAGACGCTGCTCGACGTGCTGCCCCAGGGGTCGCTGCTCGTCACCTGTGACCCCGAGCGGGTCCGCACCCGCGCCCACGACCTCACCTCGACCAGCCAGGAGTTCCTCGAGGCCGGCTGGGCCAACGCCGCGAGCGGCAACGTCGTGCCGATCGACCTGCAGTCCGTGCTCGGCACGGCGTCGTTCCGGACCCTGGCCGAACTGCGAGCCCAGGCCCGCGACCTCGGCGTGCGCTGGCTCGACCTCACCCCGTTCGTCGGCGACGAGGACGGCGACGTGCTCGACCTCGGCCTCGAGGTCTCGCCCACCTTCCGCGGTGACACCGACGCCGCCGTGACCCACCTGCGCGACCTGGTGGCCGACAACTGGTCGGTCCTGGTCTCCACCGAGGGGCCTGGCCTGGCCAAGCGGGTCGCCGAGGTGTTCGCCGAGCACGACGTGCCCAGCCGCCTGGTCAGCGCGGGCGGTGACGCCGGCAGCGGTGGCGCCCAGCCGGCATCCGGCGTCGTGACGGTGACCACGGGGGCCGCCGGCCCGGGGTTCCTCGTGCCGGCGCAGCGCCTCGCCGTCATCACCGAATCCGACCTCACCGGGTCGGCGGGTGGCGCGGGAACCTCGACCAAGGACATGCGGCGGATGCCGTCGCGTCGCCGCAACCAGGTCGACCCCCTCGCGCTGCAGCCGGGCGACTTCGTCGTCCACGAGCAGCACGGTGTCGGCAAGTTCGTCGAGATGGTCCAACGCACCGTGGCGGCCGCGACCCGCGAGTACCTCGTCCTCGAGTACGCACCCTCGAAGCGGGGGCAGCCCGGGGATCGGCTCTACGTGCCGACCGACCAGCTCGACCAGGTCACCCGGTACGTCGGCGGTGAGCAACCGACCCTGAGCAAGATGGGTGGCTCGGACTGGCAGCAGACCAAGAGCCGCGCCAAGCGCTACGTCAAGCAGATCGCGGCCGAGCTCATCCGGCTGTACTCCGCGCGGATGGCGACGACCGGGCACGCGTTCTCGCCCGACACCCCGTGGCAGCGCGAGCTCGAGGACGCCTTCGCCCACATCGAGACGCCCGACCAGCTGAGCACCATCGACGAGGTCAAGGCCGACATGGAGCGCTCGGTGCCGATGGACCGGCTCGTGTGCGGCGACGTCGGCTACGGCAAGACCGAGATCGCCGTGCGGGCCGCGTTCAAGGCCGTGCAGGACGGCAAGCAGGTCGCCATCCTGTGCCCGACGACCCTGCTCGTGCAGCAGCACGCCAACACCTTCGCCGAGCGGTATGCCGGGTTCCCGGTCGTCGTGAAGGCGCTGTCGCGCTTCCAGAGCGACAAGGAGGCCAAGGCGGTGCTCGCCGGGCTGGCCGACGGCTCGGTCGACCTCGTGATCGGCACCCACCGTCTGCTGTCGAAGGAGGTGCAGTTCAAGGACCTCGGCCTCGTCGTCATCGACGAGGAACAGCGCTTCGGTGTCGAGCACAAGGAACAGCTCAAGGCGCTGCGCACCTCGGTCGACGTGCTTGCGATGTCCGCGACACCGATCCCGCGCACGCTGGAGATGGCCGTGACCGGCATCCGGGAGATGTCGACGCTCGCGACGCCGCCCGAGGAACGCCACCCCGTCCTCACCTACGTCGGGGCGTACGACGAGAAGACCGTGACCGCCGCGATCCGCCGTGAGCTGATGCGCGAAGGGCAGGTCTTCCTCGTGCACAACAAGGTGTCGACGATCGACAAGGCCGCCGCACGGCTGCGCGAGCTGGTGCCCGAGGCTCGGGTCGCCGTCGCCCACGGGAAGATGGGCGAGCACCAGCTCGAGCAGGTCGTCGTCGACTTTTGGGAGAAGCGCTTCGACGTCCTCGTCTGCACGACGATCGTCGAGACCGGGCTGGACATCTCCAACGCGAACACCCTCATCGTCGAGCGCGCCGACCGCCTCGGCCTCTCGCAGCTGCACCAGCTGCGCGGCCGCGTCGGGCGTGGGCGCGAGCGCGCCTACTCGTACTTCCTCTACCCGCCGGAGGTGCCGCTCAGCGAGACCGCGCTCGACCGGCTCCAGACGATCGCGAGCAACACCGACCTCGGCTCGGGCATGCGGGTGGCGATGAAGGACCTCGAGATCCGCGGCGCCGGCAACCTGCTCGGCGGCGAGCAGTCGGGGCACATCGCCGGAGTGGGTTTCGACCTGTACGTCCGGCTCGTCGGTGAGGCCGTCGCCAGCTTCCGCGGTGAGAGCGACGAGACCCCGACCGAGATCAAGATCGAGCTGCCCGTCGACGCGCACCTGCCGCACGACTACGTGCCGCACGAGCGGTTGCGCCTGGAGATGTACAAGAAGCTCGCCGCCGTCGTCGATGCGGCCGAGCTCGCCGAGATCGAGGCCGAGCTCGTCGACCGCTACGGCACACCGCCCCAGGCCGTGGTCAACCTGCTCGAGGTGGCCCGGCTGCGCACCGTGGCCCGGGCCGCGGGCATCGCCGACATCAGCGTGCAGGGCAACCACGTGCGCTTCGGCCCGGTCGAGCTCCGCGAGAGCCAGGAGCTGCGGCTCATGCGCCTGCACCCCGGGTCGATCATCAAGCCCGCGCTCGGCACCATCCTCGTCCCGAAGCCGATGACGGCCCGCGTCGGCGGGCGTCCGGTGCGTGATCGCGAGGTGGTGTCGTGGGCTGGTGAGGTCATCTCGTCGGTCGTCATGGACAATGTGGCTCAGGCCGCCGCGGTGGCCGCCTCCCGTGCGTAG